From the genome of candidate division WOR-3 bacterium, one region includes:
- a CDS encoding PhzF family phenazine biosynthesis protein → MKWLTTRRISTFTDKPYAGNPAWVVTGADKTESEKKLIKLASELNPLSDTVFVFPEKEGVDVSLRFFSQLEEISFSGHGTIAAYLGVEGESFFKLTEPITLVRQKTKAGVQHIELRVKEKKIQRVTVSLPQPQFISVPLDIKQIARSLSIPPVNIIDSKFPLGVVALSGSTDIIVPVDNCDTLLNITPNFPLMKSYCDRFHMTGVVVYCFETMEKDNTAHMRHFAPAVGINEDPVSGAASAGLGCYFIQNRIVPIEETTRIIIEQGYAMQRPGKVYVHVHTLKNQIMKVTFGGQGIVTFEGRTMLPDE, encoded by the coding sequence ATGAAATGGTTGACGACGAGAAGAATCAGCACCTTCACCGACAAACCATATGCAGGGAATCCTGCATGGGTGGTCACCGGTGCGGATAAGACGGAGAGCGAAAAGAAGCTTATAAAGCTGGCGAGTGAATTGAATCCTCTTTCAGATACTGTTTTTGTCTTTCCTGAGAAGGAGGGTGTTGATGTTTCCCTGCGTTTTTTCAGCCAGCTGGAAGAGATCAGTTTTTCCGGACACGGGACGATCGCTGCGTATCTCGGTGTTGAAGGAGAAAGTTTTTTCAAACTGACCGAGCCGATCACCCTGGTACGGCAGAAGACAAAAGCCGGGGTGCAGCATATCGAGTTGAGGGTGAAAGAGAAGAAGATCCAGCGGGTTACGGTATCTTTACCTCAGCCGCAGTTCATCAGTGTTCCCCTTGATATAAAGCAGATTGCGAGATCACTCAGCATCCCGCCGGTCAACATCATCGACAGTAAATTTCCGCTCGGAGTGGTCGCGCTGTCCGGAAGTACGGATATCATCGTACCGGTCGACAATTGTGATACCCTGTTAAATATTACACCCAATTTTCCACTTATGAAAAGTTATTGCGACCGTTTCCATATGACCGGCGTCGTGGTCTATTGTTTTGAGACGATGGAGAAAGACAACACAGCGCATATGCGCCATTTCGCACCTGCGGTCGGCATCAATGAAGACCCTGTTTCCGGAGCGGCGAGCGCCGGTCTGGGTTGCTATTTTATTCAGAACCGTATCGTCCCGATTGAGGAGACCACACGGATCATCATTGAACAGGGATATGCAATGCAACGGCCCGGTAAGGTTTATGTTCATGTCCATACGTTGAAGAATCAGATAATGAAGGTGACGTTCGGAGGGCAGGGGATTGTTACATTTGAAGGCAGAACCATGCTGCCCGATGAATAG
- a CDS encoding sodium-dependent transporter, producing MRDIWESRTSFILASIGSAIGLGNIWRFPYVCYANGGGAFLIPYLIALLTAGIPLMILEFSLGHRISKPAPIALGSIKKGFEVLGWFALLIGFGIVTYYAVVMGWCFNYLGFSFNFAWGQDTQTFFFNQFLKLSESPMQVGGVQWLIVLGLVLTWIFVIAAIWKGPKTVGKVVYFTVTIPWLILIVLVVRGITLPGALEGLKYYLTPQFNALLNYKVWLAAYSQVFFSLTIGFGVQITYASFLPEKADVVNNAFLVSFANNATSFVGGFAVFSVLGYYAQQTGLPVSEVVKSGPHLAFVTYPTIISMLPFAGSIFGILFFLMLLTLGIDSAFSLVEAGAASIIDKFKLKRVHVNIGFGIIALFIGILYTTRSGLYWLDIVDYFMNNYGLLVVGLLQCIAIGWFYNHRELREYANSKSDFTIGSWWDFCIKYLTPLVVGILFITNVVERVKESYGGYSRLAEFLGGWLVLIVFITAAVILYKMKRRE from the coding sequence ATGCGCGATATATGGGAAAGTAGAACTTCCTTTATTCTTGCATCCATAGGTTCAGCAATCGGTCTGGGTAATATCTGGCGCTTCCCATATGTATGTTATGCGAACGGAGGAGGCGCATTTTTAATTCCCTATCTTATTGCATTGCTGACCGCAGGTATTCCTTTAATGATTCTCGAATTTTCTTTAGGACACAGGATTTCAAAGCCGGCGCCGATTGCCCTCGGCAGTATCAAGAAGGGCTTTGAGGTTTTAGGCTGGTTCGCTCTGCTTATCGGGTTCGGTATCGTCACTTATTACGCCGTGGTGATGGGCTGGTGTTTCAATTACCTCGGTTTTTCGTTTAATTTCGCATGGGGACAGGATACACAGACATTTTTCTTTAATCAATTTTTGAAATTGTCCGAATCACCCATGCAGGTCGGCGGTGTCCAGTGGTTGATTGTCCTGGGACTTGTATTGACCTGGATATTCGTGATCGCCGCGATATGGAAAGGTCCGAAAACAGTTGGAAAGGTCGTCTATTTCACAGTCACTATTCCCTGGTTGATTCTCATCGTACTGGTGGTCAGGGGGATTACACTGCCCGGAGCACTTGAAGGATTGAAATATTATCTCACGCCCCAATTTAACGCCCTTCTTAATTATAAGGTATGGCTTGCCGCCTATTCCCAGGTCTTCTTTTCACTGACGATCGGGTTCGGTGTGCAGATAACCTATGCGAGTTTCCTGCCGGAAAAGGCGGACGTCGTGAACAACGCATTCCTGGTCAGTTTCGCCAACAACGCCACTTCTTTTGTCGGAGGTTTTGCAGTATTCTCAGTGCTCGGATACTACGCCCAGCAGACCGGTTTACCGGTGTCAGAAGTGGTGAAGTCCGGTCCTCACCTTGCATTTGTCACTTATCCGACGATCATCAGTATGCTTCCTTTTGCCGGCAGTATATTCGGAATTCTGTTCTTCCTTATGCTGCTCACCCTGGGTATTGATTCGGCCTTTTCCTTGGTTGAGGCGGGCGCCGCTTCGATCATTGACAAATTCAAATTGAAAAGAGTCCATGTAAATATCGGCTTTGGAATCATCGCGCTGTTTATCGGTATACTTTATACAACGAGAAGCGGTCTGTACTGGCTTGATATCGTGGATTACTTTATGAACAATTACGGCCTGCTGGTCGTCGGTCTATTGCAGTGTATCGCAATCGGCTGGTTTTATAATCATCGGGAACTTCGGGAATACGCCAACAGTAAATCGGATTTCACAATCGGCTCCTGGTGGGATTTTTGTATTAAATATCTCACCCCTCTTGTGGTCGGAATTCTCTTTATAACCAATGTTGTAGAGCGGGTGAAAGAGTCATACGGCGGCTATTCCCGTCTTGCTGAATTCCTCGGCGGCTGGCTTGTTTTGATCGTTTTCATCACCGCGGCGGTAATCCTATATAAAATGAAGAGGAGAGAATAA
- a CDS encoding MetS family NSS transporter small subunit: MPFSAWIMLIITSVILFGGIVLCLLKIRRK, from the coding sequence ATGCCTTTTTCCGCATGGATAATGTTGATAATCACCAGTGTGATTCTTTTCGGCGGAATTGTTCTGTGTCTTTTAAAGATCAGAAGGAAATAA
- a CDS encoding MBL fold metallo-hydrolase has translation MKIKFFGHASFLITSENGVRIITDPYKPGCFDGGIKYDKITEEADIVTISHEHDDHNETDINGAPVFVRGAGAQDVKGIKIKGVEFFHDESGGKERGKNTVFNMEIDGMNVVHLGDLGHKLSSGDVDKIGNVDVLLVPVGGYFTIDAAAADEVIALLKPKVVIPMHFKTEKCGFPIAGIDDYIKDKEVKRVDGEFEIKKEDLPIDTSIYLLNPTK, from the coding sequence ATGAAGATAAAATTTTTCGGCCATGCATCGTTTTTAATCACATCGGAGAACGGCGTAAGAATCATCACTGACCCTTATAAACCCGGCTGTTTTGACGGCGGAATAAAATACGACAAGATTACTGAAGAAGCCGACATCGTGACGATTTCCCATGAACATGACGACCATAATGAAACGGATATAAACGGTGCTCCTGTTTTTGTCAGAGGTGCGGGAGCTCAGGATGTCAAAGGCATAAAGATTAAAGGGGTGGAGTTCTTCCATGATGAAAGCGGCGGCAAAGAACGCGGCAAGAATACGGTTTTTAATATGGAGATCGACGGTATGAATGTTGTACATCTTGGTGACCTCGGTCATAAACTGAGTTCCGGGGATGTGGATAAAATAGGTAATGTCGACGTCCTTCTTGTTCCGGTGGGAGGTTATTTCACGATCGACGCCGCTGCAGCCGATGAAGTCATTGCTCTTTTGAAACCGAAGGTCGTTATCCCCATGCACTTCAAGACGGAGAAATGCGGTTTTCCCATCGCCGGGATAGATGATTACATTAAAGATAAAGAGGTCAAGAGAGTAGACGGAGAATTTGAAATAAAGAAGGAAGATCTTCCGATAGATACATCGATTTATCTGCTCAATCCGACCAAGTAA
- a CDS encoding fumarate hydratase: protein MREIEYNTIVDTVARLCMEANYFLGDDVVNALKQALTKEESEAGKNILNQLLKNAEIAKTEKIPICQDCGFAVVFVELGEEVFVKGNLFNAIKDGVSKGYTDGYLRKSIVADPVRGKNTGDNTPPIVHTTFVPGDKIKITVAPKGGGSENMSEVKMMKPADGIEGVKNFVVDRVMRSSSNPCPPTVIGVGIGGTFEHVAFLAKKALLRDIGQRHPDPFYADVERELLERINSLGIGPMGLGGRTTALDVFIEVHPRHIASFPVAVNTNCHAARHKSAVI from the coding sequence ATGAGGGAGATTGAATATAACACGATAGTTGATACAGTCGCCCGTCTCTGCATGGAAGCGAACTATTTTCTGGGTGATGATGTCGTGAACGCCCTGAAACAAGCACTTACAAAAGAAGAATCAGAGGCAGGAAAGAATATACTGAATCAACTGCTTAAGAACGCCGAGATTGCAAAGACGGAGAAGATTCCGATCTGTCAGGATTGCGGTTTTGCCGTGGTCTTTGTCGAACTCGGCGAAGAGGTTTTCGTCAAAGGGAATCTATTCAATGCGATCAAAGATGGAGTGAGTAAGGGGTATACAGACGGTTATCTGCGGAAATCAATAGTCGCCGATCCGGTCCGTGGTAAAAACACCGGCGACAACACCCCGCCGATCGTGCATACGACATTCGTCCCCGGGGATAAGATTAAAATCACCGTGGCGCCGAAAGGCGGCGGCAGTGAAAATATGAGTGAAGTAAAGATGATGAAACCGGCTGACGGCATTGAAGGCGTCAAAAACTTCGTCGTGGACCGTGTGATGCGTTCGAGCTCGAACCCGTGTCCACCCACGGTCATCGGCGTCGGAATCGGAGGCACTTTTGAACATGTCGCCTTTTTGGCGAAAAAAGCCCTTCTGCGTGATATCGGACAGCGCCATCCTGATCCTTTTTATGCGGACGTCGAACGTGAACTGCTCGAGAGAATAAACAGTTTGGGAATCGGACCGATGGGACTCGGCGGTAGAACCACGGCACTCGATGTATTCATCGAGGTGCATCCACGACACATCGCTTCATTTCCGGTCGCGGTTAATACAAATTGCCATGCCGCTCGACATAAAAGCGCCGTTATATAA
- a CDS encoding Fe-S-containing hydro-lyase — protein sequence MAEPIRLKTPLTDEDVVKLKIGDSVLLSGKILTGRDAAHKRLYELATKGEALPIEIKGQIIYYVGPAPAKPGYVIGPAGPTTSYRMDPYAPLLIKMGLKGMIGKGVRSKEVRDAMKEHKAVYFAATGGAAALISKNIKAVKIIAYEDLGTEAIRELEVEDFPVIVANDAHGGDLYEEGIKKFRR from the coding sequence ATGGCTGAACCAATTAGATTAAAGACACCCCTGACCGACGAGGATGTTGTAAAACTCAAGATAGGTGATAGTGTACTGCTGAGCGGTAAGATTTTGACCGGCAGGGATGCCGCCCACAAAAGACTTTATGAACTCGCCACCAAAGGTGAAGCTCTGCCGATTGAGATTAAAGGACAGATAATATATTATGTGGGACCGGCTCCGGCGAAACCCGGCTATGTAATCGGCCCGGCAGGCCCCACGACCTCATATAGAATGGACCCGTATGCGCCTCTTTTGATTAAGATGGGACTTAAAGGGATGATTGGAAAAGGGGTTCGTTCCAAAGAAGTGCGTGATGCGATGAAAGAGCACAAAGCAGTGTACTTCGCCGCAACCGGCGGGGCGGCTGCGTTGATTTCCAAAAACATCAAAGCCGTGAAGATCATCGCTTATGAAGATCTGGGAACAGAGGCGATAAGAGAACTCGAAGTTGAAGATTTTCCGGTGATCGTCGCCAATGATGCACACGGTGGAGACCTTTACGAAGAAGGTATAAAAAAGTTCAGGCGCTGA